CTTGTCCATGAATGAACTGACCGATCGTGTGCTGGCCCTGGCCGGCGTGTTTCAGGCTGCCGGCCTGGTGCAGGAGGTGGCCCACCGGGGCCGCGTGGACGAACAGGCCTTCGAGGCCAGTTTGCGCAGTATCCTGGCCGTGGATGCGGACAACGCCGCGGCAGTCTACGGTGGCATCCAGGGGCTGCGCTACGGCTTGGAACGGCTGCGCGATGAACTGGCGGGGGAAAAGGACAAACGCAGTCCGGAATTGCTGAAGTATGTTGTCACCGTCTTGCACCTGGAACGCAAGCTCAGCGCCCAGCCGGAGCTGCTGCGAAAAATACGCACCGGCATTGCCAAGGCCCAGGCACAAAGCGAGCACTTCCCTCTCACGCATGACAACATCGTCGCCGGCCTGGCGGACACCTACCTGGATACCGTGAGCACGCTGTCGCCCCGCGTCATGGTGAGCGGTGAACAAGGCTATCTGGCCAATCCCGACGTGGCCAACCGGGTGCGTGCCTTGTTGCTGGCCGCCATCCGTTCGGCGGTGCTGTGGCACCAGCGCGGCGGCCGGCGCCTGCAGGTCTTGTTTGGGCGCCGCAAAATGCTGGACGAAACGGAACGGCTACTGGCCGCCAGTGCCGACTCACCGACGCCGCCCCAATAGAAGGAGCCTGCCATGGACCTGTCTTCCCTGACTGCCCTCTCCCCCATCGACGGCCGCTACGGCGCCAAAACCGCCGACATGCGCCCCATTTTCAGCGAATACGGCCTGATGCGCCACCGGGTCAACGTGGAAATCCGCTGGCTGCAAACCCTGGCCGAACATCCGGACATTCCGGAAGTGCCCCCGCTCAGCGCCCATGCAAACCACATCCTGGATGCCATTGTGGCAAATTTCGACCTGGACGATGCCCAGCGCATCAAAAACATCGAGTCCACCACCAACCACGACGTCAAGGCGGTGGAATACTATCTCAAGGAAAAAATCGCCGGCAACGCCGAGTTGGAGGCGGTCAGCGAATTTATTCATTTCGCCTGCACCTCGGAAGACATCAACAACCTGGCCTACGGTTGCATGTTGCGGGAGGCCCGCGCCCAAATCGTGCTGCCGCAGATGAGTGATCTCATCGACGCCGTGACCCGCCTGGCCCATGACCACGCCGGGGTGGCCATGCTGTCGCGCACCCACGGGCAAAGCGCCTCTCCCACCACCCTGGGCAAGGAGATGGCCAACTTCGCCTACCGCCTGCGGCGCCAACGGGCACAGCTGGCAGCCGTGCCCCTGCTCGGCAA
This is a stretch of genomic DNA from Gammaproteobacteria bacterium. It encodes these proteins:
- the hflD gene encoding lysogenization regulator HflD → MSMNELTDRVLALAGVFQAAGLVQEVAHRGRVDEQAFEASLRSILAVDADNAAAVYGGIQGLRYGLERLRDELAGEKDKRSPELLKYVVTVLHLERKLSAQPELLRKIRTGIAKAQAQSEHFPLTHDNIVAGLADTYLDTVSTLSPRVMVSGEQGYLANPDVANRVRALLLAAIRSAVLWHQRGGRRLQVLFGRRKMLDETERLLAASADSPTPPQ